From Pseudomonas poae, the proteins below share one genomic window:
- a CDS encoding HU family DNA-binding protein gives MNKSELIDAIAASADIPKAAAGRALDAVIESVTGALKAGDSVVLVGFGTFSVTDRPARTGRNPQTGKALQIAAAKKPGFKAGKALKEAVN, from the coding sequence CTATCGCCGCATCCGCTGATATCCCGAAAGCTGCTGCTGGCCGTGCGCTGGATGCAGTAATCGAATCCGTCACTGGCGCTCTGAAGGCCGGCGACTCCGTGGTACTGGTAGGCTTCGGTACTTTCTCTGTGACTGACCGCCCAGCTCGCACTGGCCGTAACCCACAGACTGGCAAAGCACTGCAAATCGCTGCTGCCAAAAAACCAGGTTTCAAAGCCGGTAAAGCCCTGAAAGAAGCCGTTAACTAA